The Rosa chinensis cultivar Old Blush chromosome 7, RchiOBHm-V2, whole genome shotgun sequence DNA segment ACCACAGGTGGCCCAAACGGTAGCCGGAAATCGTAGAAATTCACCGGAGCAGTCAAGTCTTCTCACCGTCGATTCTCCCTACTCGCCAAGTGCATGGGCGATCCGAGACCGCAGACGTGAAGGCGATGAATAGAGGAAGACATCGATGGTCGTGCGTCATAAATCGGTGGCTAGACGGCGTCACTCCGGTTGGGTCACATGATCGGGTCGCCGAGTCTCAAGAATGGGTCgacctctctcaatctctctcgaTGTTTCTGATGCAATCTGGTCCCTTCCACAGGATTTATAGTCCAAACAGACCAAATCCAACGGTGGAGTTAACGGACGGCCCAGATTGGTCCACGACATTTTCTATTCTCTTAAATGATttccaaaatgtcaaaacttTGAAAAATTGTAATAATTACCTTCAGTATCCGAAAAATTCCtagaaaatttccacgaactcgtcgtgacgTGTACCTtattatccaactcctaaattgaagatttcactttatgaaaatttctgaaaattttctcgaTCATCTTGACATTTTTCTAGATCGTAAATAAATAACTTGTTGAACGATCTCAATTTAAGCTCGATAAATTTCCGGGGCCCACAGAAAGAGTCTCTTTGTTTCCGTTTATAAATTAATGATGGTTATTGATTGTTGTACAGAGCAATCTAGAGTCAGAATTCTTCACAGAATATGGAAAGGCAAGTAGGTACAAAGTTTAGGAGGTCATTGGGAAAGGAAGTTATGGTGTTGTGGGTTCTGCGGTTGACACCCACATCGGAGAAAAAGTTGCGATCAAGAAGATTAATGGTGTCTTTGAGCATGCCTCAGATGATACAAGGATCCTGAGAGAAATGAAGCTTCTTCATCCGCTTCATCATCCTGATATTGTTGAAATAAAGCACATTATGCTCCCTTCTTCACGACAAAAATTCGGAGATATCTATGTTGTGTTTGAGTTGATGGAATCATACCTTCACCAGGTTATTAAGGCAAATGATGGTCTTAACCCTGAGCGTTATCAGTTTTTCCTATACCAGCTTGTTCGTGGTTTAAAGCATATTCATACATGTTGGTATTTTGGACTAATTATAGTAGTGGTATGCagtttcaatgatttaattcaTTTTGCTTTGCATTTCTTGCAGCAAATGTATTTCATCAAGATTTAAAGCCAAAAAATAGCCTTACTAATGCTGACTGCAAATTAAAGATATGAGACATTGGGCTTGCTCGAGTATCTTCAATGATGCCCCATCTGCTATTTTTTGGACTGTAAGTTGCCACCAAACAAATTTGAGAATGTCTTTTGTCAGAAGTTTTTCATTTGCCTATAAACGACAATGGTTGCAGACTAAGCTTTTTCATTTGCCTGTCTGTGAAAAATTATGTTGCAACTCGATGGTACCGAGCCTTTGAACTTTGTGGCTCATTTTTGTCAAATGTAAGTTTCATTTCACTATTGAGACCTgtgatatatatacacacacacacacacacacacacacacacacacacacacacacacacacagatcctatccagagtgaggcctctctctgaaattaaagtgcgaggttggagtttatggtcacttttcggtcgcatatccatatctcgaccattcagtttttaggtactaatatatagatcatctttgtaaaatttcaaccaaattgattatcTTTAAGGTATccaactcgcttaaaccaatggacgaactgaatctatcAAATCTAAACCGTACTAGTTTTatggcagttatcaatgccttaacgactatcaatttggctgaaattttgcagaggtaatctatacattagtacctaaaaactgaacggtcaatatgtggatatgcgacgaaaagtgatcctaaactctaacctcgctctgaaattttaaaGCAAAACCTCGCCCTggatagaatatatatatatatatatatatatatatatatattgtgaggTTTCACATGTTACTAAGATGGCTAATGGGAACATGCATAAAAATTAATGCTTCTTTGTTAATCTGTGATCTTGAAAAGCCACATACTCTTGTCCTGCTAGTTTAGTTCAATGCTATGATTTATGCTAGACCTGTTCAGAAGTTGCACAACTTGTACACTTGTGTATGGTGAAAGACAAGTTATATTGATCATCAAACATTCATGTACAAATTAGCTTCATTCAGGATGCAACGATGATTCCAAACATGCCTTGACTGAATTGTGTAGTAGTATGGTAGGGTTAATAGTAGTAGTATGTGCTTCATCTTATTAAGTGCTGCTTTGATTATATAATTCACATACTTGTGCAGTTTGCTAGTCTGCTACAATCTCTATTTAGGAAGTATGTGTATAAAGGTAGTTGATTTCATATTGGAGCAGGTCGGACTGTTGGAACAAGTGCTACTGAAGCACTTAGCTTTTTCATGTATTAATGATCCACTGAATTGAAGTTTCATAGTTGGATATAGTAACTTATTCTATTGTTACATTGAAATACTTATTCATTAATGGGATTGCAATTACTGTTTTTATTCTTTGATATGGTTTCTAATGCATATTGGAGTACTTTATTGTTGGAATTGTCCAAGATTGATTTGAATCTATTATGGTCAGGGAaccggagaaaaaaaaaaaggtcattgGCACAGATGTAAGTGTCCCCAAGAGTGAGTGTATTTTTCTTGTATTtgtacaagtgtagtacaatACTTGATACAAAATCCAGATTTGTAGTGTAGAGAGACCCATGGGACCTACTCTTTTATTTGGGGACACATGAGATATGTGTTCCATTTAGCAATAGGCACACATACCATATCTGTCTCTATAGCTCAATGGGGATACATATTTGTCCCTATAGGTATCAATAGGCGCACATATTATGTGTCACCTTAGGccctttttctagtagtgttcaTTGGATTAAATTACACTAACGTAACATTAAACAGAAGCTTCTCTACATTTCTATTTAATGGACATCAAAAGGGCAAAACAATGAGAAACTTACCCAAAAAAAGAATGAGGAACAACTCTATTCCATTAGATTGCTATCTTATTATGACATTGACACTGAAATGTTGTCCCAGAAGCAGTGAAACTTTACCTGATGATTGTAAGCTTTCTACATGGATCATCTCagaatagaagaagaaaagaacatGTCTTTAGCTGCCATATATCCATGAGAAGAGAGTTTAAGCTACTTTAACTAGTTTTCATATAGTTCACAGCTATGATTAAGAAAGCACCAAATCCAATAAAtggtaaaaaataataaacacGTTAACAGTAATctagaaacaaaacaaacaactgAATAAATCATCCTAGACAGCCATCCAAATCTTAATCAAACCAACTTACAACATACACATAAAGGTATGATATTACAACTTAAAATCAGTCTGAAAGTGGTGAAATTGGTGAAATataaagggttattatcacaaatggtacctgaacttatcctctattttatcgatggtacctgaacttcaattttgatcacaaccagtagcCGAACTtttagatttcattttaaatggtacctaaggccaccttcggtcactattccggccaaaaaagccaaatctaagaaaacaaaaaacaaaaaaacatgttcaaggcaagtctattaccaaaaaatcaccactatatatgattgcaaccctcgaaatcatcaaaaatcatcactatgatggccttccatgccgtttttagtcagaatagtgaccggaggtgactctaggtaccatttaaaatgaaatcgaaaagttcgggtactggttgtgatcaaaattaaagttcaggtaccatcgataagattgatgtatagttcaggtaccatttgtgataataacccaaataTAAAAGGTTTAAATGTCTAGGGGTAGACAAACTAACCAAGAAGACAATGCATCACAATGATGTGAAGAGTAGTCATCACTTTTGACTTTCGTGACAAATGTTTCGATGATAGCAAGCATCCATGGGTATTTGTTTGCCAGAAATTTATTTCCAAGTTTATAAGTAGTAACTGGAGGAGATTAGAATAATAAGTTCAACATACCTTACTCCATGATGCATGTCATGATGGTTACAGTGTCCCGGAATTCCATAATTATCAAAATGTTTTAGAGAAatgggaattgagagaaaattgatgtgtattctcattgataatagaagtctctttatataaaggattacaatgcgtagaatctgaatcatacaaggaaaggtaatcatacattgaatagaaatatctagattcttctaattaaaccatattaccactaggtcaagtaatctagagtttgggctagacacacaaatagagatttacttgaacactcccccttgtatcgtccaaacgtggtgcttctctcgttgcctcgctaaaaaccttgccgagtaacaaaaacccagtgggacaaaaataacctcggtcgaaggggaaaaagagcacaacacacccttcacgtttcgagaccatatatgtagacacctccccctgatgactacggtcattggagttcgaaTAACTTCCCAaacaatgctaccaacatgtttctcgaaagtggaatttaggcaatgacttagtgagcaagtctgtcatattgtcctcagattgaacctagttcactttgatcttgaggagagcctgttgttgctgattatccttcgTGTtttcgcttttgatgtagccttgtttcatttgttcaaaacaagcaacattacCCTGAATGCTCGTAGactcatatgtggtagacttcaaaccacaattgttcgatcatgcgtaattatggatccaatccataaacattcactaATTACTTCATGAggagtaataatctctgcatagttcgaagatatagcgactaaggtctgttctgtagacctcgaagatatcacggtctttacccatagtgaacacttaaccttccaaaacatatgtcgttttaggatggggatagtggatgcaggccaatgttggcggcgttcctggtgtgtgatgtgttcaaatccatcatctctctgtagggatagaacaaactcatatcaatcgtacatctcaagtaccgaaatatatcttttacaccaatctaatggcatcGCGGAGCAGCCAATAGTCTTCGCCGGTACACCTCCATGTCACCAACACACTGCAGTTTTGCATCCCTTTGTATTTTCTCCAACCCAACTGCTCCATCAACCTCCATTTGATCAACCCCAGCTACCAATGGAGCCATTTCTTCCATCTCGGCCCTAGTTCTGACCAAATCCGTCATGGGAAAATCCAGCGTAGTTAGCTACCACCCAGGTTTGGCCTTCTTAAACAACCCCAAACACCGACCACCACCTTCTGCAGCCATTTCTGGCAAGTTTAGCCTCCTTCTTCTCAGCATTCAATAAAGCATCATACGTAAGACCAGGGGCTACCTCTGACAGCCCATTTGAAGTCATCCACATTCTTGAAAGAGAACAGGATTCGATTACTTCCCTGTAACGGAACCGCCGTGATCCGGGACTTATCCGGTGGGCCATCCTTCTGTAGCCAAAGCCCTCTCATTGTGTTGATCATTAGATCTTTTCTATAAGGCTTCGCTGACCACCATTCCCCCACCAGGAACCACCGTTTCAGTTTCTATTGTAAAGCTTCTTTTGATACCACCACCATAGAGGTAGGGTCAGACAAAGCCATCTTCCTCGAGAAACCTTCAATAACGTCTTCCATCGATCTGACAATACCGGAGACCAACTCCCACCCTTTTGACACCACTATAGATGCACCACGCATACGTTTGTATGCTAAGATCCACTAGGGTTTCGCCCGTCTAAGCTCATAAGACCAGGCATACCTCACACTTTCTAGGCAAAGCGCTAGAGAGGAGAGAACTTTTGCAATTTGAAACTATCAGGCTTAAGAAGATTTCGTTTGAACAGTTAGGAAATGCAGATTATGTAGATACTTCTTAGTAACTAACTGAACCCACCAATTAGAAGGTTGTGTCAAAATTTTCCaccctaattttgctaaagtaGCTCTGTTATAGCATAAGGCAGAACGTATACCTAAACCACCTCTATCCTTAGGGAGAGCAATTCAGGACCAAGTAACAGTAGGGACTGAATTACCGCAGAAGAAATTCTTACAGATTTTCTCTATGTCTCTATTTTACTTCACAGGGCATTTAAAGCAGGAAAGAATACGATTAGGCATGCCAGAGATGTTAGCCTTAAGAAGAGTAAGCTTACCTATCCGAGACAGTGTATTAGCTTTCCAGCCCGAGAACTTTTTCTGCATTCTAAGCATTAGTTCATTACGATTAATAGGATCCTTCCAAAGAACAACATTGTGAAGGCCAAGATACTTACAAATAGAGGATTTGTGTTGAATACCAAGACAATCTAATAAGTCTCGCTTGATTGAAGATGTGAcattagaagaaaagaaaatggtagaCTTGTGATAGTTAATTTGCTGTCTTGAGGCTTCCGAAAAAGATTGAAGTGTACGAAGAATGTTCTTTGCAGCTGTGTGATTTGCTTTTGCAAAAATTAAACAATCATCCGCAAACATAAGGTTAGAAATTTTAAGTCCTCTAGGTGAAGAAAGAATGCCAATGTAAGATTTAGAAACAGTAGCCAACTGATTAAAAGTTCTAATAAGCGGTTCCATAGCGAGAATATATAGATAAGGAGATAAGGGATCTCCTTGTTTGATGCCTCGAGATGGTTTAAAAGAACCATGAGGGGTACCATTAAGAAGGATAGAGAAGGAAGTAGATGTTAAACAGGCGTGAATTAGACGATTCCATCAAGGATTAAAACCGAAAGCTTGCAAGCAGCAGAGAAGGTAGTCCCAATTTAGAAAATCATAAGCCTTTTCAAAGTCCAATTTAATAGCCATATGACCTGCACGTCGTTTTCTCTCTTGGTAAAAATTGAAAGCAGTTCATGGGCAATAAGAATATTGTCATAAATGGACTCACCTGGTGCGAACGCCCCTTGATTTGGGGATATACATTTGATTAACAAATGTCTAAGACGAGCTATCATAATTTTAGTAATAATCTTGTAAACCACATTACCAAGACTAATCGGCCTAAAATGATTAACTGTTTGAGGTTCTGAAATTTTAGGAATAAGCACTATAGTTGTTCTATTGATAAGTGTCAGGTCCAAATTGTTATTAAAGAAATCCGTGACTAACCGAAATAATGAAGATCTTACCCCTTATTCCAATAAGTCTGGTAGAACAAGGCCGGAAGTCCATCAGGAGTTCAGGACCCGGGGCTTTTAAAGCACCAATATTGTGGACTGCTGCATAAAGTTCCTCTGCCGTAACCGGAGCGAGACGCATATTATTGTCTTCCTCAGTGATAATAGTAGAAACAAACTGTAAAGTAGCACCACCGGGAGGATCGGATGAACAGAGGCAGTGAAACGGTGTTTGAAAGCTTTAACAAGAATGTTAGCTAGCTATTTGGTTCTCATCTATCTGTAGTTAGTAGGCATGCACTGTAATTGGAAAACATGGAATCAAGCTTTTGATTCTCATCAATGCTAGAATTAATGCTGAGAACATAAACAACTAAAATTAAATACCTTTACTGGCCCAATGTCAAGTGCTTAACAGCTAAGGTCAACTTGATTCTGCAGTTTATATATAAATgtataaataatatattttgtatTCTCATGATTTGAATGACCAGATGTTCTAGTCATTTTCTTTCTGCATTTCAAAATTTCCTTCAGTGTGCTCCGTCCGTGCGGCCTTCAAACGAATCAAGGAGGAGCTGAAGTTCTCGAAGCCAACGGCGCCGTTTCGACCGGATGCATTCGGCGGCTGCTCCGGCTCTAAAAGGGCTTAAGTTCATAAGCAATAATGCGGAGTGGCCGGCGGTGGAGAAAAACTTCGACAAGCTCACCGCCTCAACCAACGGGATGCTGCCACGTGCGTTGTTCGGAGAGTGCATCGGGATGGGCAGAGAATCCAAGGAGTTCGCCGGACTACTGTTCGATGCTTTGGCCAGGAAGCATGGCATCAAAGGCGACCCGATCAACAAGGAGAAGTTGAGGGAGATGTGGGTACAAGTTTCTAAGCAGGACTTCGATTCCAGTCTTCAAATTTTCTTTGACATGTAAGTACGTAGCTAAGTTAATTTCTTCTTAATTAGCACTGGTAAGCGTGCTTTTGGCGACCGTAAAGTACTTAGTTTTGTgcaattttggttttgtttgatcAGGTTTGATAAGGATGGAGATGGAAGAATCAGTGTAGAAGATGTTAAGGAGGTGTGAGATCTAATGTCTTAGCTAGCTATACCATGTGACGTTTTGTCAGAATTATTATTTTCTAGATCGATAATGGAATTGTTTAACTAATAATGCAGATGGTTAGCTTCAGTGCTTCTGTCAACAAATTATCAAAAATCCAGGCACAAGCAGATGAATATGCAGCATTGATCATGGAAGAGTTGGATCCAGACAATCTTGGATACATCAcggtaaaaaaaaatgaaaattaaattcttGGTCTTTCAAATACAAGTCTAAAACGACATTAGTTTTGAGCAGACAGAAAGTTTGGAGACGCTCCTACTGTATGGACCGCAGGAGACAGTGGTGCGAGGAAAGGAGAGCCAGAACCTGAGTAAAATGCTGAGCCAGAGGCTGAAGCCGGTAAGGGAGGACAACCCTCTGAGGAGGTGGTATAGGAGCACTAACTACTTTCTTGAAGACAATTGGCAGAGAGTTTGCGTAATGGCACTGTGGATTGGGATCATGGCTGGTCTATTTGCCTATAAGTATGTGCAGTATAAAGACGGGCCTGCATATCAAGTAATGGGTCATTGTGTATCCATGGCCAAAGGTGCAGCTGAGACACTCAAGTTCAACATGGCTCTTATTCTACTTCCATTGTGCAGAAACACTATCACTCTTCTGAGGAACAAGACCAAATTGGGTGTTGCTATTCCTTTTGATGACAACCTCAATTTCCATAAGGTAAGCAATTCGTCACTAGCATTCAATGACGATCACATTATGTGACAATTGATGCGTCAGAATAACATtgctcattattattattattattatttacatATATGGCAACAAAACCCTGATCTTATTCAACTCCTTACGGTGAAATTAGGTGATAGCTATTGGAATTTCAGTAGGGGTTGGCATACACTCAATTTACCATTTGGCCTGTGACTTCCCTCGTCTCATTAAAGCAGACAGTGACAAGTACGCCCCAATGAAGCAATTTTTTGGGGAACAACCTTCGAACTATTGGTTTTTTCTGAAATCAGTGGAAGGAGTAACTGGCATTATAATGGTAGTGTTGATGACAATAGCCTTAACACTGTCAGCACCATGTTTTAGAAGAGGTTGGTTCTACCACCTCAGGAGGCTCACTGGCCCTAGAGCCTTTTTCTACTCCCATCAACTCTTTATCATTGTCTATACCTTGCTCATTGTCCATGGAGAGTACCTGTACCTCACCAAGGAATGGTACAAGAAAACGGTTAGAACATCCTTCATCACCTTCTAATAAATCTTATTTACAATTTTCAAACATCGGGTGTAGAATGACTTTGTGGAAATGCAAATAGTATTGCAATTTTTATTTGTATGAACTTTTCTCTAACATCTTTAGTGATTGACAGACTTGGATGTACTTGGCTGTTCCGCTTCTCCTTTACGGAGGTGAAAGATTGGTTCAGGTGCTTCGATCTATCAAGCCTGTTAAGATAGTAAAGGTAAGCAAAACAACACTACCCTATTTGTGGAAATCCATTGATAGATCTTGATTGTACTACATTATATTTGTATTAACATATAAAAACCAAATAATCGAAATGAATCTAATTAAAATTCTTTTGTTTAATAATGTTGAAGGTGGTTATATATCCTGGAAATGTGTTGGCACTTCATATGTCAAAGCCTCAAGGATTCAGATACCATAGTGGGCAATACATGTTTATTAATTGTGCTGCTGTCTCCTCATTTGAATGGTAAGCACGTCTATGAAACACATATAACATGTTAAGCAATCATCTTCAATGTATCATAATTATCTTAAAACAAAGTCAAGCATCTGAGTTTTCGTCTTCAGTGCTTAGATTTTCTAATGTTGCTATTTATATATTTGGTTGGTTTTAATTAGGCACCCATTTTACATCAGCTCGGCTCCAGGAGATGACCACCTCAGTGTTCATATCCGGACGCTTGGCAAATGGACGCGAGAACTTAAAACAGTATTTTCACAGGTACGTCTTAAGAGTCACTAAGTTATGAGTTATTTTAGTTCATTTTAATCATTAGCTCTTTGGCCTGACTGAAACAAAAGTTAATAATATAGTTTAGTTAAGCAAGATTTTGCTTGCACTAGAAAATATTTTGGGGTGTGAACCTTCAACCACTCCTCTAAATTCATTGTCTTAAAAAAGCATAATCTAGCATTATCAATAGTAGCCAAGTGAGCCAATATGGGTTGGAACAGACGGATAAAACAAGACTCTTTTGGTACAGAAAGCTTAACCATCACAAAAGAATAAATGTCGTTTATTTGGATATGTATTACTTGACTAGCTGATTAGGACAACAAGTTTAATTAAAACCCACTTGGGTACTTGTTTCTCAGAGCTAGCTAATCTTCTTCTATTaattcttattcttcttttttagaTATGTCA contains these protein-coding regions:
- the LOC112179306 gene encoding respiratory burst oxidase homolog protein C isoform X1, whose product is MHSAAAPALKGLKFISNNAEWPAVEKNFDKLTASTNGMLPRALFGECIGMGRESKEFAGLLFDALARKHGIKGDPINKEKLREMWVQVSKQDFDSSLQIFFDMFDKDGDGRISVEDVKEMVSFSASVNKLSKIQAQADEYAALIMEELDPDNLGYITTESLETLLLYGPQETVVRGKESQNLSKMLSQRLKPVREDNPLRRWYRSTNYFLEDNWQRVCVMALWIGIMAGLFAYKYVQYKDGPAYQVMGHCVSMAKGAAETLKFNMALILLPLCRNTITLLRNKTKLGVAIPFDDNLNFHKVIAIGISVGVGIHSIYHLACDFPRLIKADSDKYAPMKQFFGEQPSNYWFFLKSVEGVTGIIMVVLMTIALTLSAPCFRRGWFYHLRRLTGPRAFFYSHQLFIIVYTLLIVHGEYLYLTKEWYKKTTWMYLAVPLLLYGGERLVQVLRSIKPVKIVKVVIYPGNVLALHMSKPQGFRYHSGQYMFINCAAVSSFEWHPFYISSAPGDDHLSVHIRTLGKWTRELKTVFSQICQPPPSGKSGLLRADCMQGSNLNKFPRVLIDGPYGAPPQDYKKYEVVLLIALGIGVTPMISILKDIVNNIKAIEEESENALESGTAGSDGPVSLNSNFKTKRAYFYWVTREQGSFEWFKGAMNKVAELDHNRVIELHNYCTSVYEEGDARSALIAMLQSLNHAKNGVDILSGTRVKSHFARPNWREVYKRIALDHTNAKVGVFYCGAPVLTEGLRQLALDFNHRTSTRFEFHKENF
- the LOC112179306 gene encoding respiratory burst oxidase homolog protein C isoform X2 translates to MHSAAAPALKGLKFISNNAEWPAVEKNFDKLTASTNGMLPRALFGECIGMGRESKEFAGLLFDALARKHGIKGDPINKEKLREMWVQVSKQDFDSSLQIFFDMFDKDGDGRISVEDVKEMVSFSASVNKLSKIQAQADEYAALIMEELDPDNLGYITTESLETLLLYGPQETVVRGKESQNLSKMLSQRLKPVREDNPLRRWYRSTNYFLEDNWQRVCVMALWIGIMAGLFAYKYVQYKDGPAYQVMGHCVSMAKGAAETLKFNMALILLPLCRNTITLLRNKTKLGVAIPFDDNLNFHKVIAIGISVGVGIHSIYHLACDFPRLIKADSDKYAPMKQFFGEQPSNYWFFLKSVEGVTGIIMVVLMTIALTLSAPCFRRGWFYHLRRLTGPRAFFYSHQLFIIVYTLLIVHGEYLYLTKEWYKKTTWMYLAVPLLLYGGERLVQVLRSIKPVKIVKVVIYPGNVLALHMSKPQGFRYHSGQYMFINCAAVSSFEWHPFYISSAPGDDHLSVHIRTLGKWTRELKTVFSQICQPPPSGKSGLLRADCMQGSNLKVLIDGPYGAPPQDYKKYEVVLLIALGIGVTPMISILKDIVNNIKAIEEESENALESGTAGSDGPVSLNSNFKTKRAYFYWVTREQGSFEWFKGAMNKVAELDHNRVIELHNYCTSVYEEGDARSALIAMLQSLNHAKNGVDILSGTRVKSHFARPNWREVYKRIALDHTNAKVGVFYCGAPVLTEGLRQLALDFNHRTSTRFEFHKENF